The proteins below are encoded in one region of Toxoplasma gondii ME49 chromosome IV, whole genome shotgun sequence:
- a CDS encoding hypothetical protein (encoded by transcript TGME49_210682) yields MDTEKTTKKGGQSRRSGKGTQASKSSARTEQHQEPTTAGPSKRSSHKKQSDQSSVPPGT; encoded by the exons ATGGATActgagaagacgacgaagaaaggcggTCAGTCCCGCAG GTCTGGCAAAGGGACACAAGCGAGTAAAAGTAGTGCTCGAACAGAGCAGCACCAAGAGCCGACAACAGCTGGTCCATCGAAGCGCTCGTCGCATAAGAAGCAAAGCGATCAGTCCAGTGTACCGCCGGGTACTTAA
- a CDS encoding OTU family cysteine protease (encoded by transcript TGME49_210678), with translation MHSTNHQAPWSQTRTLVSSPSKMSVSAVEGTLPSNLFSVSRQQLASSPGSGYQYRDLLRPAKRLPLPLSPLEQTAMVLSSGWRALIRCCQPVLATPNVSASDKQELAPSFVGRVDEEELNLESETKVNYRVHATLQGDICWTPSTASEEFDPESHSCADDAVIVSSFGIRVDAAELDLDRDADIVYDSAYEADNEEDAWSETGSEEDADESPRSSEVLTQADEDGQSFEGDLATTNFVASTQTGEDFSGDEWEIPEEISPAEGMTTRTPTPPGGSPGDCCGDGNEEKIFGRFAALHEKEQPVCQSLSQLPRDMQAPPLEQSVQASKLSQRSSSRPSAKLPPEMLPFIAPHPQWCRRFAYDFKTPAKSLSMVPQPELSFYDAVVVERHRVAPDGNCQFRSVSYALLGTEDAHAEIRQEVAHYLRGNFNRLSWLINPDTLEEDEGRMARLDKKYRVRIPYKTYKGYPLAEDELKLNWVIRLGDARYRIWGDECTLAVMAEMYNIRIVVEQQEGDGRRATKMGSHAVQVIIPYDVVPEACIPTIFLIYDLQRQHYDVVEKVKPR, from the coding sequence ATGCATTCAACGAATCATCAAGCCCCCTGGTCTCAGACCAGGACCCTTGTCTCGAGCCCCTCTAAAATGTCTGTTTCTGCCGTAGAGGGAACTCTTCCCTCGaacctcttttctgtctcgcggcaGCAGCTTGCTTCGTCGCCGGGTTCCGGCTATCAATACCGTGATTTACTACGCCCTGCAAAAAGGCTTCCGCTACCCCTCTCTCCGCTAGAGCAAACGGCTATGGTGCTCTCAAGTGGATGGCGTGCTCTGATACGCTGTTGTCAGCCGGTGCTCGCGACCCCTAACGTGAGTGCCTCTGACAAGCAAGAGCTTGCTCCCTCCTTCGTCGGCCgcgtcgacgaagaggaactaAACTTGGAGTCAGAGACCAAAGTAAACTACCGCGTCCATGCTACACTGCAAGGAGACATCTGCTGGACACCGAGTACGGCGAGCGAGGAGTTCGACCCGGAGTCCCACTCTTGCGCTGACGATGCAGTCATTGTTTCGTCATTTGGGATCCGAGTCGACGCCGCGGAACTGGATCTGGACCGAGACGCTGACATCGTCTATGATTCTGCGTACGAagcagacaacgaagaagacgcgtggTCAGAAACAGggtcggaagaagacgcggacgAATCTCCTAGAAGTAGCGAGGTCTTGACTCAAGCTGACGAAGATGGCCAGAGTTTCGAAGGAGACCTTGCTACTACGAACTTCGTCGcgtcgacgcagacaggcgaagacttctctggagacgaaTGGGAAATTCCTGAGGAGATTTCACCAGCAGAGGGGATGACGACGAGGACACCAACACCTCCAGGAGGATCACCGGGAGATTGCTGCGGAGATGGAAATGAGGAAAAAATCTTCGGTCGATTCGCAGCCCTCCACGAGAAGGAGCAACCCGTGTGTCAATCTCTGAGTCAACTGCCCAGAGACATGCAGGCGCCTCCTTTGGAGCAGTCGGTTCAAGCGTCGAAGTTGTCGCAGCGGTCCTCCAGCCGACCTTCAGCCAAGCTACCACCGGAAATGTTGCCCTTCATCGCCCCTCATCCGCAATGGTGCCGTCGCTTCGCCTATGACTTCAAAACGCCAGCGAAGAGTCTGTCCATGGTGCCGCAACCCGAGCTGTCATTCTACGACGCGGTGGTTGTGGAGCGGCACCGGGTTGCTCCTGACGGAAATTGTCAATTCCGTTCCGTCAGCTACGCGTTGCTAGGCACAGAGGATGCCCATGCGGAAATCCGGCAAGAGGTGGCGCACTACCTGAGGGGCAACTTTAATCGGCTTAGCTGGCTGATAAACCCGGACACactggaggaagacgaggggaGAATGGCTCGACTCGACAAGAAATACAGAGTCAGAATTCCGTACAAAACCTACAAAGGTTATCCCTtggcagaagacgagctcAAACTTAATTGGGTTATCAGGCTTGGAGACGCACGATACAGGATCTGGGGTGACGAGTGCACTCTCGCTGTGATGGCGGAGATGTACAACATCCGGATCGTTGTTGAGCaacaagaaggcgacgggCGTCGGGCAACCAAAATGggttcgcatgcagtccagGTTATCATACCATACGATGTGGTTCCTGAGGCATGCATCCCGACGATTTTCCTGATCTACGACCTTCAGCGTCAACACTACGACGTGGTCGAAAAGGTCAAACCCAGGTGA